CCCATAGCCGATGTAAGTGTTTCATCACTTCATCATAGCTAGGGTCCAACGGAATGCGATCTTGTGGCACATATTGAAGTGTCAACGAACGATCACCACGTATATCCACATTGTAGATTTGGATATTGGGCTCTATGTTGCTCAAATTATATTGGGCAGCGAGCTTTTCACGAATGGCACGGTAACCCATGTCATCATGAATGGCACTGACTTCGATGAAGTTTTTCCGATCATCATCATCGATAGCAAATAATTTGAAATCGCGAATCACCTTAGGTGATAAATATTGGCTTATGAAGCTTTCATCTTTAAAGTTATGCATTGCAAAATGCAGCGCGTCCAACCAATCGGTTCCAGCTAAGTTCGGGAACCATTCATAATCTTCTTCAGTTGGGTGCTCACAGATACGCTTAATATCTTGGAACATAGCAAACCCTAATGCATAAGGGTTTATACCACTGTAGTAAGGACTGTTATAGGGAGGCTGTGCCACCACACTCGTATGGCTATGTAGGAACTCTAGAATGAACTTATCAGAAACAAACCCCTCATCGTATAGATGGTTTAAGATAGTGTAGTGCCAGAACGTTGCCCACCCTTCGTTCATCACTTGAGTTTGCTTTTGTGGGTAAAAGTATTGGCTGACTTTACGCACAATACGTACTACTTCCCGTTGCCATGACTCGAGGAGCGGTGCATGTTTTTCGATGAAATAAAGAATATTTTCTTGTGGTTCACTCGGAAAACGATGCTCTACTTCTTCTTGTTTGTTTTCTTTC
This DNA window, taken from Vibrio nitrifigilis, encodes the following:
- a CDS encoding SpoVR family protein produces the protein MATTTKSAESKRTPKKNSKMLPDGPDWTFDLLEKYHKEIRRVAEHYRLDTYTNQIEVITSEQMMDAYSSIGMPINYNHWSFGKKFIQTEQGYKHGQMGLAYEIVINSDPCIAYLMEENTVTMQALVMAHACYGHNSFFKGNYLFQTWTDASSIIDYLLFAKNYIRRCEEKYGEHEVEQLLDSCHALMNYGVDRYKRPEKISIAEEKARQEEREAYLQSQVNALWRTVPKENKQEEVEHRFPSEPQENILYFIEKHAPLLESWQREVVRIVRKVSQYFYPQKQTQVMNEGWATFWHYTILNHLYDEGFVSDKFILEFLHSHTSVVAQPPYNSPYYSGINPYALGFAMFQDIKRICEHPTEEDYEWFPNLAGTDWLDALHFAMHNFKDESFISQYLSPKVIRDFKLFAIDDDDRKNFIEVSAIHDDMGYRAIREKLAAQYNLSNIEPNIQIYNVDIRGDRSLTLQYVPQDRIPLDPSYDEVMKHLHRLWGFEVKLEEVKETGRREILTTCPKRNDYDTRI